A single Populus alba chromosome 7, ASM523922v2, whole genome shotgun sequence DNA region contains:
- the LOC118045591 gene encoding uncharacterized protein: MEANICDINHLDADVLLPPRKRLLAGFKKQSSDGDGASLLPVVGSSSSSASPTSPSPQSPPSSTPCSPSSSEFQARLNKLLSSHFNNSHNLSPEQIVEASKSAAEAAVKAAEAARAAAQEKEISAAKAVTAAKSALALVASFPEEAASKDKYLKKNKLKKHVQVQLLYKKHQPVENYRDDEELARKLHRVMNSSPRISKNSSSSDLKGGHRNKKPKSSTSSERTKVSNGSIIFGENPPFCNGHAIAGELDSDDSIQEAPIRIPDEKALKYEKAGQLDMDNGEAESSHSKEKNWGDSGSPSKKRGRLKLKKLPLSVCNSKDQSNPKEDSLPRSLPLTDKNTGNPTTSRVKPLFPMEPSTGTLMQIEPTPLWKCQEFKAPACVKQNKAVQS, translated from the coding sequence ATGGAGGCTAACATATGTGACATCAATCACTTGGATGCTGATGTCCTTTTGCCTCCTCGAAAGCGCCTGCTTGCTGGATTCAAGAAACAGAGTTCTGATGGTGATGGTGCTTCGCTTCTTCCTGTAGTTGGTTCCTCTTCATCTTCAGCATCTCCTACTTCTCCATCTCCCCAGTCTCCTCCTTCCTCGACACCTTGTTCTCCTTCTTCAAGTGAATTTCAGGCACGTCTTAACAAGCTGTTGAGTTCCCATTTTAATAATAGTCATAACCTTTCACCTGAGCAGATTGTGGAGGCCTCAAAATCAGCAGCTGAGGCTGCTGTTAAGGCTGCAGAGGCTGCAAGAGCAGCGGCTCAGGAGAAGGAAATTAGTGCAGCAAAAGCTGTGACAGCTGCTAAGAGTGCTTTAGCTTTAGTTGCATCATTTCCTGAAGAGGCAGCTAGCAAGGATAAATACCTGAAAAAGAATAAGTTGAAGAAGCATGTCCAAGTTCAGCTCTTGTACAAAAAACACCAACCAGTTGAGAATTATAGGGATGATGAAGAATTAGCTCGTAAGTTGCATCGTGTTATGAACAGCTCGCCAAGAATTTCAAAGAATTCTTCCAGTTCTGACTTGAAGGGTGGTCATAGAAATAAGAAGCCTAAAAGCTCAACAAGTTCGGAAAGAACTAAGGTTTCAAATGGAAGTATAATTTTCGGAGAAAACCCTCCTTTTTGCAATGGGCATGCCATAGCTGGTGAGTTGGATTCTGATGATTCTATCCAGGAGGCACCCATAAGAATACCTGATGAAAAGGCACTGAAATATGAAAAAGCTGGCCAATTAGACATGGATAATGGGGAAGCAGAGTCAAGTCACTCGAAGGAGAAAAACTGGGGGGATTCGGGTTCGCCTAGTAAAAAGAGGGGAAGACTGAAATTGAAGAAGTTGCCATTAAGCGTTTGTAATTCTAAGGATCAATCAAACCCCAAGGAAGATAGTCTTCCTAGAAGCCTCCCATTGACTGATAAGAACACGGGTAATCCTACTACTTCCCGTGTTAAGCCTTTGTTTCCAATGGAGCCTTCTACTGGTACTCTAATGCAAATTGAACCTACACCACTGTGGAAATGCCAGGAGTTCAAAGCACCTGCATGTGTCAAACAGAATAAAGCCGTGCAGTCGTAA